The Paenibacillus macerans genome includes a window with the following:
- a CDS encoding ribbon-helix-helix domain-containing protein — MADKKMGRPTDNPKPNKITIRMDNDTLEKLDKYCKNNNIERSEGVRQAIHKLDDKK; from the coding sequence TTGGCCGACAAGAAAATGGGTCGTCCAACAGACAATCCAAAGCCTAACAAAATTACCATTAGAATGGACAACGATACGCTTGAAAAACTGGATAAGTACTGCAAAAACAATAATATTGAGCGTTCAGAGGGTGTTAGGCAAGCTATTCATAAGTTGGACGATAAAAAATAA
- a CDS encoding DUF6809 family protein: MKSILEELFDGNINPAELIIPRNPEYRPLNRKISDTILMWKDKLSEHDFQELEELLDLRSQADPCTPKRPLYTVLNLPYGS; the protein is encoded by the coding sequence ATGAAAAGCATTTTGGAAGAACTTTTTGACGGGAATATTAACCCGGCTGAACTAATTATTCCAAGAAATCCAGAGTATCGTCCTTTAAATCGTAAAATATCCGATACAATACTTATGTGGAAAGACAAGCTGTCTGAACACGATTTTCAAGAGCTCGAAGAATTGTTGGACTTACGCTCCCAAGCGGATCCATGTACGCCGAAGCGTCCTTTGTATACGGTTTTAAACTTGCCTTATGGATCATGA